The genomic interval CTCGTGGAGTTAAAAAAGCAGGTCAAGGCTGTTTCAGCGATGCTGGCCAATGATTCCGGTCAGATCATAGAAGAGGCAGGCGCAGCCTCAGCCATTACCACCGGTTCCCCTCTGCTCTCTGCATTGATGCATGCATTTCGCGCCAGCCTGCACGTTTCTCAGGCAATGGCGAGGGGTACCAGTGAAAGCCTGTTATATTTCACTGCACCCCGGCAGTGCATCTATGTGGCTCCGGTTGGCCTAAACCATACCCTGTTCGTCGTCACTGCCGGCTACTTTGGCCCGGATAAGCTGGGCATGATCTACCATGCCATTCACCTGGCTGTGCGTGATCTGCAAACAGCCCTTGCCGCTCAGGCGGCTGCCCCAAAGGAGAGTTTACGCATCGAGCTACCGCCGGATGTCACCGTAGATAAGGAAACCCTGGCGAAGGTAGAGAGCATGTTCGCCCATGCGCCACGGGTGGCTAACCGGGAGCGCGCTGACGGCTTTTGGGAGAGTTCCGAGGATGGTAGTGCGCTGGATGCCGTCCAGCCCAAGGATAAGCTGTCTTATGAGCAGGCACGGCATCTGGGTCTCGCGCCTGAAAAGGAAAAGGATGCCTAGGCCTCCCAGCCTCGATCGATCCCCTGCAACCAGGAACAGCATGAAAATATGATAAAATACCACTCGCTCGGCGTTCCGGGCGTTTTATTGGGGCATGGTGCAATGGCAGCACAGCAGACTTTGGATCTGTTTATTCTGGTTCGAGCCCGGATGCCCCAGCTAGTTACAGTAGATGACAGCTTATTATGATTAACGCAAAGTCACCATGGCGTAGATGCAGCCGATGCTGATACCCAGTCGACATTGCGTTTTTGTTTTTATGGAGGAATGATGAAATTCTCCGCAGTCATCCTTGCCGCTGGGCAAGGGACACGCATGAAATCCAGCCTGCCCAAGGTGCTTCATCATATAATGGGAAAGCCCATGGCATGCTACGCCCTGGAAACAACCCAGGCAGTGACAGGTACTCGCCCGGTGATGGTGATTGGCCATGGGGCAGACCGGGTGCGCCAGGCACTAGGTGACCGGGTTGATTATGTGCTCCAGGAGCCTCAGCTTGGCACCGGTCATGCCCTGAGCCAGGCTGAAGAATTGCTGGCTGGCCAGGGCGATCTGGTGCTGGTAACTTATGCTGACATGCCCCTGCTAACCAGTGCCACCCTAGGGAAGCTGGCGGAGATGGCCGATAGCCACTCTGACCCCGTCAGTATGCTGACCGTATCTGCCGCTGAACCGCGCGGTTTTGGGCGCATCCTGCGTGATATGGATGGGCGCATCCTCGGTATCGTTGAAGAAGCCCAAGCTACCCCTGAACAGCTGCAAATTCACGAGCTCAACCCTGGTGTATATTGCTTCCGGGCAGAATGGCTGTGGCCCGCATTAAAGCGTATCTCACTTTCCCCGCGAGGAGAGTATTACCTGACGGATCTGGTAGGTATGGCGGTGCAGGAAGGCTATACCATCCGGAGCGTTTCTATGGAAGACCCCGATGAGGTGATCGGAATCAACACACGTGTGCACCTGGCTCAAGCGGAAGCATTGTTGCGTATGCGCATCAATACGCAATGGATGCTGGCAGGTGTGTCAATGATTGACCCCACTCAGGTTTATATCGAGCCCGAGGTCAGCCTCGGTCCTGATACCATCCTGTGGCCAGGCACATACCTGCACGGAAACACCCAGATTGGGGCAGGTTGCGTAATCGGCCCCAACACGATCATCCGCAATACCCGGGTGGGTGATCATTGTAAGCTGCTGGAATCGGTAATGGAGTATGCTGTGCTGGAAGACCATGTGGACATGGGGCCTTTCTGCCACCTGCGCAAGGGTGCCTATCTATGCAAAGGTGTGCATATGGGCAATTTTGGGGAGGTCAAAAACTCCACCCTTGGGCCAGGGTCGAAGATGGGGCATTTCTCGTACCTGGGTGATACCACACTTGGCCCGGATGTGAATATTGGCGCCGGTACAATCTCCTGCAATTATGACGGGGAGCATAAATTCCACACCGATATAGGGGAGGGAGCCTTCATCGGCTCCGATACCATGCTGGTTGCGCCAGTCAAAATCGGTGCAGGCGCCAAAACCGGGGCGGGGGCAGTAGTCACCCGTGATATCCCTGCCAACTCGCTTGCGGTGGGCGTGCCCGCCCGGGTGATTAAAGAGATCAAGAAGTGAACCATTACCTGATCATTTTCGGTCTGCTGGTCATGCTCGCCCTGGATGGGTACACCATCGCCTTCCGTAGCGCCCTTCAAAGTGCCAGCCTGGCCCGTTTGCTTGCTTTGCGCGAAGAAATGGAGCGGAAAGTCAACCAGACTGTCAGCTTGCTACATGCCCCGCATGAGTGGCAGGCTGCCAGTAACCTGCTCCAGCTGCTGGCGCGCTTTTTAGGTGCCAGCTTGCTGCTGGCCTTGTTTTTTCCTAAAGAACTTGCCCTCTCCGGCATGTTGATCATGCTGGGTGTTTTGGTACTCGCTGCCGTGGTGGTGTTCTGGCTAGAATGGGCGGTGGAATTCTGGGTCACCAGCCACCCTGAAACCTGGGCAATGCGGCTGGCACCCTCAGTGCGTACCACCATGGTGATCCTCTCCCCTGTCCTGCTGTTGCCATTGGCCATCGGCCGGCGGCGTGGGGATGGTCAGGAACAGATCAGCACGGTCACCGAGGAAGAGCTGAAAAGCATGGTGGACGCAGGGCATGAGGGTGGCGTTTTGGAAGGCGATGAGCGCCAGATGATCTACTCGATCTTCGAGCTGGGAGATACCCTCGTACGCGAGATCATGCTGCCGCGCATCTACATCAACGCCTTAGAAGCCACCACCCCCTTGAACGAAGCTGTGGATGAGCTGATCAGATCAGGCCACTCGCGTATGCCTGTGTATGAGGAGACGGTCGACAACGTTTTAGGACTGCTATATGCCAAGGACTTGTTGAAGGTGTGGCGCCAGGGTCAAAAGATCGAATCACTGCGTAGCCTATTGCGGCCGGCTACTTTCGTGCCGGAGGCCAAGAAGGTGGATGAGCTACTGGAGGAAATGCAGCAGGGTCATGTGCACATGGCCATGGTGGTAGATGAGTATGGTGGCATTGCCGGGCTGGTCACTCTGGAGGATATATTCGAAGAAATAGTGGGGGAAATTCAAGATGAATACGACCAGAGTGAAGAAGCCCCCTATATACAAATGGGTGAAGAGGAGTATGTATTTCAAGGCAAGGTTGACTTGAGAGATTTCAATGAAGTGATGGATAGCCAGCTGCCTATGGAAGAGACCGAGACGCTGGGCGGCTTTATCTACGAGCAGGTGGGGCGTGTGCCGACCAGCGGAGAAAGCCTGCAGGTGGGGGATATCACCCTGACTATTGAGCAGGTTACCGGGCGGCGTATCCGCAAGGTGCGAGCCAAGAAGCAACTGCAAGCGACTCAGGAGGAGAAGCTAAATGGCGAATAAACTTACCGACGAGGTGCGTAGCCATCTGATTGGTTTGGCAACGGATGCGCGGGAGCAGGCCTATACTCCCTACTCGAATTACAAGGTGGGGGCAGCGTTGTTGACCTCGTCTGGCAGGTACTACACTGGTTGTAACATAGAGAACGCTGCCTATCCCGATAGCATCTGCGCGGAGCGTGTGGCGGTCTTTAAGGCCGTCTCAGACGGGCAAAGTGAGCTTCTTGCCATTGCGGTGGTAACCAGTAACGGCGGCACCCCCTGCGGTTCCTGCCGGCAAGTGCTGGCCGAGTTCGGCCTGGAGACAATGGTGATCATAGCGGATATTACCGGGCAGGTGCGGCAGGAAGCCAAACTTAAGGACTTGCTGCCCGGGGCATTCACGCCTGTAGATTTGAAGAGGAGGTGAAATCAAAGGCTAATTATCAAGGAAGAATAAGCTGGTAATCAAGAAAAATATCACATTGCAAACTTTTTATCTGTGTGCTACACTTATTAGTACGTTTTTACACCAACCCAAACAAAAAATAAGAGGAGAGATCGTATGAAGAAATTATCAACAATTTTGGCTGTACTGTTGATTGCTTCTATGGCGCTAGCAGCCTGCGCACCGGCAGCAACACCAACAGCTGAACCGACGGTACCCGCGGCCGCCGTTACTGAGGCACCGCAACCGACCGCCGTACCCCCCACCGAAGCACCTCCAGCGCTGAAGGTCTGCCAGGTGACTGACACGGGCGGTATCGATGACAAATCCTTCAACGCCACTGCCTGGAAGGGCGTCACTGATGCTGAAACCCAACTCGGAGTCGAAGGAAAATATCTTGAATCGCAGCAACAAACCGACTACGAGAAGAACATCAATGCTTTCATCAGCGAAGGGTGCAATCTGATCATCACTGTTGGCTTTTTGTTGGGCGACGCGACCAAAGCTGCCGCCGAGGCCAATCCAGACCAGAAGTTTTCCATTGTAGACTATGCCTATGATCCTGCGATTCCTAATGTCCTGGGTCAGGTTTTTGCTACTGATCAGGCAGCCTTCTTAGCAGGGTATGTAGCCGCCGCGGTTTCGAAAACCGGCAAGGTAGGTACCTTCGGTGGCATACAGATCCCCACCGTCACTACCTTCATGGATGGCTATGCCATGGGTGTCAAGTATTACAATGAAAAGAATGGCGCCAAAGTGGAAGTCTTAGGTTGGGATCCTGCTACTCAGACCGGCCTGTTCACTGGTAACTTTGAGAGCACCGATGACGGCCGTACCATGGGTCAGTCCCTGATGGACGAAGGCGCCGATGTCATCATGCCCGTGGCAGGGCCAGTTGGTTTGGGCACTGCAGCTGCAGCGCTTGAGCGCGGTGGCACCTACATCGTGGGCGTGGATAATGACTGGTACAACACTTCACCTGAATATGCCAGCATCCTGCTCACCTCCGTGTTGAAGAACATGGACATCACCACCCTCGAGGCCATCAAGTCTGTTCAGGATGGTACCTTCCAGGGCGGGGTGACCGTCGGTACACTGGAGAATGGTGGCGTTGGTTTGGCTGATTTCCATGACCTGGCTTCAGTCGTTCCCGACGCAGTCAAGACAGATCTAGAAACCGTAAAAGCTGGTGTTATCGATGGCTCGATCAACGTCAAGCCAGCCGCGCCTGCGGCTGTCACGGCTTGCCAGGTGACCGACACGGGCGGTATTGATGACAAGTCCTTCAACGCCACTGCCTGGAAGGGTGTAACCGATGCCGAGACCAAGCTACAGAACGTCACCGGTAAATACCTCGAATCACAGCAGCAGACAGATTATGAGAAGAACATCAACGCCTTCATCAGCGAAGGCTGCGATCTGATCATCACCGTTGGCTTCCTGTTGGGAGATGCCACCAAGGCAGCTGCTGAGGCCAATCCAACCCAGAAGTTCTCCATCGTAGACTACGCCTATGATCCTGCGATCCCCAACGTCCTCGGGCAGGTCTTTACAACCGATCAGGCAGCATTCCTGGCTGGTTACCTGTCTGCAGGCATGACCAAGACTGGTAAAGTTGGTACCTTTGGCGGTATCCAGATCCCCACTGTCACCGCCTTCATGGACGGTTATGCTCTGGGCGTTAAGTACTACAATGAGAAGAATGGCACCACTGTGGAAGTCTTAGGTTGGGATCCCGCCACCCAGACCGGTTTGTTCACCGGTAACTTCGAGAGCACCGATGACGGCCGCACCATGGGGCAATCCCTGATGGATGAAGGCGCCGACATCATCATGCCCGTGGCTGGCCCCGTCGGCTTGGGGACTGCAGCTGCTGCCCTCGAACGCGGCAACACCCTCATCGTTGGTGTGGATAATGACTGGTTCGTTGCTTCACCCGAATATGCCAGCATTGTCCTGACTTCTGTGTTGAAGAATATGGATATCACCACCTTCAACGCTATCAAGGATATCCAGGCAGGTACTTTTGCTGGCGGCGTTACTGTTGGTTCCTTGAAGAACGGTGGTGTTGGTCTGGCTGATTTCCATGATCTTGCCTCTCAAGTTCCAGATACACTGAAGACCCAGCTGGAGCAGGTTAAGGCAGACATCATCGCTGGCACGATCAAAACTACACCATAATCTCTTAATGCTCTAAAAAAAGGGGCTGGTACTAGCCAGCCCCTTTTTTCTTATAAGACCTTATCGCTCATGGTAAAATGATATTATCTCTTTTTTGATTTAACAATTAATTTTCATCATCTTTGTTCATTATCCTTGATGGGCGAAGACGAATCCGTGTTATCTTGGAGTGTGAACAGTTATGGCGCCAATCCTAGAACTACGCGGTATTACGAAGCAATTTCCTGGCGTGTTAGCCAACGATCACATCGATCTGACACTCGAGGCGGGGGAAATTCATGCCCTATTGGGCGAAAATGGGGCGGGGAAGACCACCTTGATGAATATTCTTTATGGGCTTTATCAACCGGACGAGGGCGAGATCATTGTCCGAGGCAAGCCGATTAAAGTCCATTCACCCAGTGATGCGATTGCCAGCGGCATTGGAATGGTTCACCAACACTTCATGCTGGTGCCGGTGTTCACCGTCACCGAGAATGTCATGTTGGGAGATGAAGCCACCAAACCAGGCGGTTTTCTTGACCGCAAAATCGTCGCCGATAAGATCCGCCAGATTTCTGAGCAATATAAATTAGAGGTCAACCCCGACGATTACGTGCGCGATCTTCCTGTCGGGGTCCAGCAGCGGGTCGAAATCATTAAACTGCTTTACCGAGAGGCGGACATTCTGATTTTAGATGAGCCGACAGCTGTGCTTACCCCTCAAGAAGCAGATGAGCTGTTCAAGATCATGCATTCACTGGTTGAGCAGGGCAAGTCAATTATCTTCATCACGCATAAACTGCGCGAGGTGATGGAGATTTGTGAGCGGATAACTGTCATCCGCAGAGGCAAAGTAGTTGGAAGCGTCACCCCAGCCGAGGCGGATAAAAATAAACTTGCTGAAATGATGGTTGGCCGGGCGGTGATCCTGGAGATTGAAAAGAAACCACCTCAGCTTGGGGATACGGTGCTGTCTGTCCAGGATTTGAAAGTCCTGGACCAAAGGCGCCAGCTGGCCGTGGATGGTGTGTCCTTTGATGTACAGGCGGGGGAAGTCCTCGGTGTGGCAGGCGTCCAGGGCAACGGACAAACCGAGTTGGTTGAGGCGCTGACAGGGTTAAAAGCTTCCGAAGAGGGGAGCATAAAATTCCTTGACAAGGACATCACCAAGTCGAAACCGCGCCAGATTACTGAATTAGGCTCGGCGCATGTCCCTGAGGACCGCCAGCAGGACGGTTTGGTCCTATCGTTCCCTCTCACCGAGAACTTAGTGATGAATACATATTACTTACCTCCCTTTTCAAAAGGTGTTGTGTTACAAAAAGGGACGATCATTAGTACTGCCAACCAGCGTATTCAGGAATTCGATATCCGCACTCCCGGCCCAATGGTAACAGCCGGCTCGCTCTCTGGTGGTAACCAGCAGAAAGTCATCGTTGCGCGCGAGTTCTCGCGGCCGATCAAGCTCCTGATCGCCTCCCAACCCACACGCGGTCTGGATGTAGGTTCCGTGGAATATATTCACGGGCGCATCCTGCAGAAACGCGATGAAGGGTGTGCTGTGCTATTGGTCTCTTCCGAGCTGGATGAGATCATGCAGCTGGCGGATCGTATTGCAGTCATGTATCGCGGCAAGATCATTGATATTGTGCCCGCGGAGAAAGCTACCAAGGAAGGGGTTGGATTGCTGATGGCGGGTATCCACCCTGATGCTTTAGCTGAGCAACCTTGAGAGAGGTAAACAGCATGAGTGATGACAAACTGAATGCAAAGCCTGAAGAAGGAGCTCAAGAAGCCCCGAAACCGGAGAAGAAGGACGCCGGGAAGATTTTTTTGGAAGAGGTAACCGCTGGCCCCCCCAAGCATTTGCCTCGCTGGAGGCGTACCTTACAATCTATTCTGGTCCCTATCCTGGCAATCTTTTTGGGAATGGTGTGTGGGGGCATCATCATTATCATCACTTCCGAATCGGTTTGGGCGGCTTTTCAGGTATCGATAGGAGCAGGCCTTAAAGAGGCCTGGAATGTGGTAGCAACCGCCTATAGCGCCTTGTTTGTTGGTGCCTTTGGTCGGCCGGGGGATCTCATTAAGGCACTCGCCAGCGGTGATCCTAAGCTGATCAACCTGGCGATCTACCCGTTTACCGATG from Anaerolineales bacterium carries:
- a CDS encoding cytidine deaminase, whose amino-acid sequence is MANKLTDEVRSHLIGLATDAREQAYTPYSNYKVGAALLTSSGRYYTGCNIENAAYPDSICAERVAVFKAVSDGQSELLAIAVVTSNGGTPCGSCRQVLAEFGLETMVIIADITGQVRQEAKLKDLLPGAFTPVDLKRR
- a CDS encoding heme ABC transporter ATP-binding protein yields the protein MAPILELRGITKQFPGVLANDHIDLTLEAGEIHALLGENGAGKTTLMNILYGLYQPDEGEIIVRGKPIKVHSPSDAIASGIGMVHQHFMLVPVFTVTENVMLGDEATKPGGFLDRKIVADKIRQISEQYKLEVNPDDYVRDLPVGVQQRVEIIKLLYREADILILDEPTAVLTPQEADELFKIMHSLVEQGKSIIFITHKLREVMEICERITVIRRGKVVGSVTPAEADKNKLAEMMVGRAVILEIEKKPPQLGDTVLSVQDLKVLDQRRQLAVDGVSFDVQAGEVLGVAGVQGNGQTELVEALTGLKASEEGSIKFLDKDITKSKPRQITELGSAHVPEDRQQDGLVLSFPLTENLVMNTYYLPPFSKGVVLQKGTIISTANQRIQEFDIRTPGPMVTAGSLSGGNQQKVIVAREFSRPIKLLIASQPTRGLDVGSVEYIHGRILQKRDEGCAVLLVSSELDEIMQLADRIAVMYRGKIIDIVPAEKATKEGVGLLMAGIHPDALAEQP
- the glmU gene encoding UDP-N-acetylglucosamine diphosphorylase/glucosamine-1-phosphate N-acetyltransferase, which codes for MKFSAVILAAGQGTRMKSSLPKVLHHIMGKPMACYALETTQAVTGTRPVMVIGHGADRVRQALGDRVDYVLQEPQLGTGHALSQAEELLAGQGDLVLVTYADMPLLTSATLGKLAEMADSHSDPVSMLTVSAAEPRGFGRILRDMDGRILGIVEEAQATPEQLQIHELNPGVYCFRAEWLWPALKRISLSPRGEYYLTDLVGMAVQEGYTIRSVSMEDPDEVIGINTRVHLAQAEALLRMRINTQWMLAGVSMIDPTQVYIEPEVSLGPDTILWPGTYLHGNTQIGAGCVIGPNTIIRNTRVGDHCKLLESVMEYAVLEDHVDMGPFCHLRKGAYLCKGVHMGNFGEVKNSTLGPGSKMGHFSYLGDTTLGPDVNIGAGTISCNYDGEHKFHTDIGEGAFIGSDTMLVAPVKIGAGAKTGAGAVVTRDIPANSLAVGVPARVIKEIKK